One candidate division KSB1 bacterium DNA segment encodes these proteins:
- a CDS encoding response regulator, producing the protein MDTTALLELVTRNHLDFIALVAVVVAAGGYFLTRIQRAYGSAAISELCALVIGVLLVTAYYGAQYSEYRQRESIRAMVSGMAPTYARELARGGLTTLSTQTPDTDETYLRLIKMQREWLASNPAISDIFTLFRTERDSVTLLVDSETDYDGNGRFEGGREARTGIGEYYAADKYITSAFLGNEVFNDRPYADRWGCWISAFVPVPSRDGVIRHVVGVDFPAAIWVTSVARERLIALLLHLLIIVIVMIATGLVQSAKAETVHRELMARELRIAKEAAEAASRVKSSFLANMSHEIRTPLNGVVGLSELLQDTALDRQQREIAIGIHRSAEGLLTIINDVLDISKIEAGKLEFECVPFPVAETVHSAAEILAVRAYQQGLELIVDVSPEVPAVVRGDPTRLRQVLVNLVGNAVKFTNAGEVRLECRLLAQDKGTARVEFAVEDTGIGIPSAQLALLFQPFTQLDASTTRKYGGTGLGLSICQHIVSALHGEISVRSQVGMGTRFAFTLPLETERSGTATQSERESTATPVGKRLLIMVDNASLRTVLARQVTHIGIEALTAVSLDSAQSICASSACDAILIDRTFGGQDAFTLIKRLFGTIKSPRPPIILLTTIDCAPDPRRNDVSGVSCTLPKPVSASGLRRALERAFDSSPGQSDADGRLADALRRDAPAVSESLRVLLVEDNPVNQLVGTKLLHRLGFEAEVAGSGLEAIDALAERHFDLILMDCQMPELDGYESSRRIRSDPRCARASAVPIIALTANALAGDRERCLAAGMNDYLTKPLNPRLLSEAITRWIPLPRP; encoded by the coding sequence ATGGATACGACCGCACTCCTCGAGCTTGTCACCCGTAATCACCTTGACTTCATCGCACTCGTGGCGGTGGTCGTCGCGGCGGGCGGGTATTTCCTGACCCGGATCCAGCGAGCATATGGATCGGCGGCCATCTCGGAGCTTTGCGCCCTCGTAATCGGCGTTTTGCTGGTCACGGCCTACTATGGCGCGCAATATTCCGAATACCGGCAGCGCGAGTCGATTCGGGCGATGGTCTCAGGAATGGCGCCGACTTACGCTCGGGAGTTGGCGCGCGGCGGTCTTACCACGCTCTCCACCCAGACGCCCGACACTGACGAAACCTATCTCCGCCTGATTAAAATGCAGCGGGAATGGCTCGCGTCCAACCCGGCGATCAGCGATATCTTTACGCTCTTCAGGACGGAACGTGATTCCGTCACACTGCTCGTTGACTCGGAAACCGATTATGACGGGAACGGCAGGTTTGAAGGCGGCCGCGAAGCGCGAACGGGCATCGGAGAGTATTACGCGGCCGATAAGTACATCACTTCTGCATTTCTCGGGAATGAGGTATTCAACGATCGGCCTTACGCGGACCGCTGGGGATGCTGGATCAGTGCCTTCGTTCCGGTGCCGAGTCGAGACGGTGTGATCCGCCACGTGGTCGGAGTTGACTTTCCCGCGGCAATCTGGGTGACGAGTGTGGCGCGGGAGCGGCTGATCGCCCTGCTGCTGCACCTGCTGATCATCGTGATCGTGATGATCGCCACGGGATTGGTTCAGTCGGCGAAAGCGGAGACGGTACATCGCGAGCTGATGGCTCGCGAGCTGCGAATCGCGAAGGAAGCGGCCGAAGCCGCCAGTCGCGTCAAGAGTTCATTTCTCGCGAACATGTCGCATGAGATTCGCACGCCGCTGAATGGCGTGGTCGGCTTGAGCGAACTGCTGCAGGACACCGCGCTCGACCGGCAGCAGCGGGAGATCGCGATCGGCATCCACCGCAGTGCCGAGGGACTCCTGACGATCATCAACGACGTGTTGGATATCTCCAAGATCGAGGCGGGAAAGCTGGAGTTCGAGTGTGTTCCGTTTCCGGTCGCCGAGACGGTGCATTCCGCGGCCGAAATTCTCGCGGTCCGGGCGTATCAGCAGGGGCTCGAATTGATTGTGGATGTGAGCCCTGAGGTCCCCGCAGTTGTACGCGGCGATCCTACGCGATTGCGCCAGGTGCTCGTGAACCTGGTCGGCAATGCGGTGAAGTTCACGAACGCGGGGGAAGTCCGGCTGGAGTGCCGCCTGCTGGCGCAGGACAAGGGCACGGCGCGGGTGGAGTTTGCGGTGGAAGACACCGGGATTGGTATCCCTTCCGCGCAGCTCGCCCTGCTGTTCCAGCCGTTTACCCAACTTGACGCTTCGACGACGCGCAAGTACGGCGGCACGGGGCTGGGGCTGTCCATTTGTCAGCACATCGTGTCCGCGTTGCACGGGGAGATTTCGGTGCGGAGTCAAGTCGGCATGGGCACGCGATTCGCGTTCACACTGCCGCTGGAGACCGAACGGTCCGGCACGGCTACGCAGAGCGAACGCGAATCGACCGCGACGCCGGTGGGAAAGCGGCTGCTCATCATGGTGGACAATGCCAGTCTGCGCACCGTGCTTGCCCGGCAGGTAACGCACATCGGGATCGAGGCGTTGACCGCAGTGTCGCTGGACTCCGCGCAGTCGATTTGCGCGAGTTCAGCTTGTGACGCGATCTTGATCGACCGTACATTTGGCGGGCAGGATGCGTTCACTCTCATCAAGCGCCTGTTCGGGACCATCAAGAGCCCGCGACCGCCGATTATCCTCCTGACCACGATCGACTGCGCGCCGGACCCCCGACGGAATGACGTTTCCGGCGTCAGTTGTACTCTGCCGAAGCCCGTCAGTGCGAGCGGGTTGCGCCGGGCGCTGGAGCGTGCGTTTGATTCGTCGCCCGGGCAATCGGACGCCGACGGCAGGCTGGCTGACGCCCTTCGCCGCGACGCTCCTGCCGTCAGCGAGTCGTTGCGCGTCTTGTTGGTTGAAGACAATCCGGTGAATCAGCTCGTAGGGACGAAGCTGCTGCATCGGCTGGGGTTCGAAGCGGAGGTAGCGGGTTCGGGACTTGAAGCGATCGACGCTCTGGCTGAACGTCACTTTGATCTGATATTGATGGACTGCCAGATGCCTGAGCTTGACGGTTATGAATCCTCGCGCCGGATTCGGTCGGATCCGCGGTGCGCGCGGGCATCGGCGGTGCCGATCATCGCGTTGACGGCAAATGCGCTGGCGGGTGACCGGGAGCGCTGCCTCGCCGCGGGGATGAACGACTACCTGACGAAGCCCTTGAATCCTCGCTTGCTATCCGAGGCGATCACGCGCTGGATTCCCCTGCCGCGGCCCTGA
- a CDS encoding acetyl-CoA hydrolase/transferase family protein — MELQVMVDSGMKAQYPPEKLAEAVDALRIVKSGMTVLIGSGCAAPQLLIDALVARAPELYDVEIIHLMTFSQAPYAAPDMEGHFRHNSFFTGANVRKAVNEGRADFTPVFLHEIPRLFETGQKKIDVVLMTLTPPDRHGYSSLGVDCAVTLPAARAAKYGVAVTNTYMPRVHGENFMHIGRFNHVIECNMPLPELPRMRKTETTDRIGAYAASLIPDAACLQLGIGGIPDAVLHYLNDKHDLGMHTEMFSDGAVELVRRGNINCRKKNFHPDKMIASFVLGTAELFDFVNSNPMVEFHPLDWVNDPFLIARNDNMIAVNSAIQVDLTGQICSDSIGHDIFSGIGGQVDFIRGASRSKGGKPIIALPSTAKDDTISRIVFELDPGAGVVTSRGDAHYVVTEYGIAYLHGKSIRERAEALIRVAHPKFRDELRHQAKAIHLL; from the coding sequence ATGGAGCTACAGGTGATGGTGGATTCGGGGATGAAGGCGCAATACCCGCCTGAGAAATTGGCGGAGGCGGTAGATGCACTGCGCATCGTCAAATCGGGAATGACGGTCCTGATCGGATCGGGCTGTGCGGCGCCGCAGCTGTTGATCGACGCGCTGGTCGCGCGTGCGCCGGAGTTGTATGACGTGGAGATCATCCATCTGATGACATTCTCTCAGGCGCCGTACGCGGCGCCGGATATGGAAGGGCACTTTCGGCACAATTCGTTTTTTACGGGAGCGAACGTGCGGAAGGCGGTCAACGAGGGCCGCGCGGATTTTACGCCGGTCTTTCTGCACGAAATACCGCGACTGTTTGAGACGGGACAGAAGAAGATCGATGTGGTACTGATGACGTTGACGCCGCCGGATCGTCATGGCTACAGCAGTCTGGGCGTGGATTGCGCCGTCACCCTGCCGGCGGCTCGCGCGGCGAAGTACGGCGTGGCGGTCACCAACACGTACATGCCGCGTGTGCATGGTGAGAACTTCATGCACATCGGCCGTTTCAATCATGTGATTGAGTGCAACATGCCGTTGCCCGAGCTGCCGCGCATGCGCAAGACGGAGACGACCGATCGCATCGGCGCCTACGCGGCGTCATTGATTCCGGACGCGGCCTGTTTGCAGCTCGGCATCGGCGGGATTCCGGACGCGGTCTTGCACTATCTGAATGACAAGCACGATCTCGGCATGCACACCGAGATGTTTTCCGACGGTGCGGTGGAACTCGTGCGCCGCGGCAATATCAACTGTCGCAAGAAGAACTTTCACCCCGACAAGATGATCGCGTCGTTCGTGCTGGGCACGGCGGAGTTGTTCGATTTCGTGAATTCGAATCCGATGGTGGAATTCCATCCGCTGGACTGGGTAAATGACCCGTTCTTGATCGCCCGCAATGACAACATGATCGCGGTGAATTCGGCGATTCAGGTCGATTTGACCGGCCAGATTTGCTCGGATTCCATCGGTCACGACATCTTCAGCGGCATCGGCGGTCAGGTGGACTTTATTCGCGGGGCCTCGCGCTCGAAGGGCGGCAAGCCGATCATCGCGCTGCCCTCGACGGCCAAGGACGACACGATTTCGCGGATTGTTTTCGAACTGGACCCGGGCGCCGGCGTGGTGACCAGTCGCGGGGATGCTCATTATGTCGTGACGGAATACGGCATCGCCTATCTCCACGGCAAGTCGATTCGCGAACGCGCCGAGGCGCTGATTCGTGTCGCGCATCCGAAGTTCCGCGACGAACTTCGCCATCAGGCCAAAGCGATCCACCTCTTGTAG
- a CDS encoding PorV/PorQ family protein produces MTKTMLSLVTRLLWVLALSAALPAQATDKVGTTSMQVLKLPYGVRGIGMGNAGVALVRDAEAVWWNPGALTRICGPQVLLSQINMPAGVQLNSLVFAGCIDDYSKFSVHAINLFTDDIPVRTYERPEGTGENFNAYDFALGATYARLLTDRFSLGGNVRYLASGLEEETYSGFSIDLGTLYRTSLRSLDLAMSIQNLGPNVKYSGSFDDYRNQNRNGGNLVDTKYDDASLPTTFRLGVGFDAFQMMKITAPKDQSFDVAVEMNHPNDNRERLNLGGEYGFVQKFFVRVGGKFGYDEESWSAGFGLHVPVMSYRLKFDYAYSHWGQLSDAAEGFADQAHRMSIGFDWCNSDEEK; encoded by the coding sequence ATGACCAAAACCATGCTCAGCTTGGTGACGCGGCTGCTGTGGGTGCTGGCGCTGTCGGCCGCGCTGCCGGCGCAGGCGACGGACAAGGTCGGTACGACCTCGATGCAGGTGCTTAAGCTGCCGTACGGGGTCCGCGGCATCGGCATGGGCAACGCCGGCGTTGCCCTGGTCCGCGATGCGGAAGCCGTGTGGTGGAATCCCGGCGCGCTGACCCGGATCTGCGGCCCGCAAGTCCTGCTTTCGCAGATTAACATGCCGGCCGGAGTGCAGCTCAACTCGCTGGTCTTCGCCGGCTGCATCGACGACTACAGCAAGTTCTCGGTGCATGCCATTAACTTGTTCACCGACGACATACCCGTGCGCACGTACGAGCGGCCGGAAGGCACGGGGGAGAACTTCAATGCGTACGACTTCGCCCTTGGGGCGACCTACGCGCGCCTCTTGACGGACCGTTTCAGTCTGGGCGGCAACGTCCGCTATCTGGCGAGCGGCCTCGAGGAGGAAACGTACAGTGGATTCAGCATCGATTTGGGAACCCTCTACCGGACATCGTTGCGGTCGCTCGATTTGGCGATGTCGATTCAGAATCTGGGTCCGAACGTGAAGTACTCCGGGTCGTTCGACGACTACCGGAATCAGAATCGCAACGGCGGGAATCTGGTGGATACGAAGTATGACGACGCCAGTCTTCCCACGACCTTCCGGTTGGGCGTCGGGTTCGACGCGTTTCAGATGATGAAGATCACAGCTCCGAAGGACCAGAGCTTCGACGTCGCCGTCGAGATGAATCACCCCAATGACAACCGTGAACGCCTGAATCTGGGCGGCGAATACGGCTTCGTACAGAAGTTTTTCGTCCGCGTGGGCGGCAAGTTCGGTTACGACGAGGAGAGCTGGTCGGCGGGTTTCGGCCTGCACGTTCCGGTGATGTCCTATCGCCTCAAGTTCGATTATGCCTATTCGCACTGGGGTCAGCTGTCCGACGCGGCCGAGGGCTTCGCCGATCAGGCACATCGCATGTCGATCGGCTTTGACTGGTGCAATTCAGACGAGGAGAAGTGA
- a CDS encoding TonB-dependent receptor has product MKRLTCLLLLIVLVPAAVWAAGVGKISGTVTDAGSGDPIPGAAVMVVGSTMGASSSVDGEFFILNVPVGTFDLKITSLGYETLNIQGVEVVADGTYELTATLTQSVIQGKEVTIVAAPDVLKRDHAATIKSLGSTEITELPVTTYRDALATTAGAVGKNENIHVRGGRRDEILYLIDGLPAKDQQFQQRAMDVPTAAIGEVQVLTAGFNAEYGEAQSAVVNLIVKEGDPQYHGRIEHVNDFAGGEHYQDYDYSEGSVSGPEPLTQKLLPRLGVTIPGEAFLFGSGTVWGRNTNLRGTWIDSDRYYRHQVTDLLGMDVRKNQSYVNSVLKLTYVPQPKYKFTFGWNQAQRWENPYWYRLSRSFPDDFSLDEQSLGMHALSGIQPYASDAESFANLFDIDDDADGRVDEEALNWQDDDGDGLVDEDLQYYSYNANDHTRADQTQDQQYYATFNHNLSSKTYYTLRLGGYRTDRTLAGGNKGPNEYGERPEAWVDLPDAEGNGNGRYDIGEPFTDRDGDGLYDSGNPGNQYPDVYGFHIAGDGLGGNYQQLVPDWASFESTTLTWKSDLTSQVNNRHLMKAGLEYSYRNVASEDRPYPTIANDGAGIYTDVYRYYPNSAAFYAQDKMEYRDVIATAGLRMDYFKISGKTLDDRRFDEGEQNYYYYDKPIEGGSAYWSPRLGIAYSVTDRDVFHFNYGYFYQRGRDDYYFTGVNQLQTGGTPILGNPGLKPQKTIAYELGVRHQFATDFLLDIGSYYKDIDNLIQSGSVNRQRQEDGQPVFQGVNFSQYYNIDYGSVRGFEFNVSKSYSANLSGRMTYTLAWANAKNSYDIGSDEARDPNYVRPKKENPVAWDRRHQMVANVGLHYPLKGAPFSADWLRTGWQINVLSQALSGLPYTPTGLTGEEIPDQQFTEHTPWVYTTDLNIARAFRYGGLNWSLLLEVRNVFNALNVVGWDANTFTIDTYLDGKPGYVNDSNSPNYGYSPRSGANPDAWDERRLVRAGLAVEF; this is encoded by the coding sequence ATGAAGCGGTTGACATGTTTGCTCCTGTTGATCGTGCTGGTGCCGGCGGCCGTTTGGGCAGCCGGTGTCGGCAAGATTTCCGGCACTGTAACGGATGCCGGATCGGGCGACCCGATCCCCGGTGCGGCCGTGATGGTGGTGGGATCGACGATGGGAGCGTCGTCCAGCGTTGACGGAGAGTTCTTCATCCTCAACGTTCCGGTCGGCACATTCGATTTAAAGATCACGTCCCTCGGGTATGAGACCCTCAACATCCAGGGCGTGGAAGTGGTCGCGGATGGGACTTACGAGCTCACGGCCACCTTGACGCAGTCGGTGATTCAGGGTAAGGAAGTGACGATCGTGGCGGCGCCCGACGTGCTCAAACGCGATCACGCGGCGACGATCAAGTCACTGGGCTCGACGGAGATCACCGAGCTGCCGGTCACGACCTATCGTGACGCGCTGGCCACCACTGCCGGTGCGGTCGGCAAGAATGAGAACATCCACGTCCGCGGCGGCCGTCGCGACGAGATTCTCTACTTGATCGATGGCTTGCCGGCCAAGGACCAGCAATTCCAGCAGCGGGCGATGGACGTTCCGACCGCGGCGATCGGCGAAGTGCAGGTCCTCACCGCCGGTTTCAACGCCGAGTACGGTGAAGCTCAGAGCGCGGTGGTCAATCTCATCGTGAAAGAGGGCGATCCGCAGTATCACGGTCGGATCGAGCACGTGAACGACTTCGCCGGCGGCGAGCATTATCAGGACTACGACTACTCCGAAGGGTCCGTCTCCGGTCCCGAACCGCTCACGCAGAAGCTGCTGCCGCGGCTCGGCGTCACGATTCCGGGCGAGGCTTTTCTGTTTGGTTCCGGCACGGTCTGGGGGCGAAACACCAACCTGCGCGGGACGTGGATCGACAGTGATCGCTACTACCGTCATCAGGTCACCGATCTGCTCGGCATGGACGTGCGCAAGAATCAATCGTACGTCAACTCGGTGCTCAAGCTCACCTATGTTCCGCAGCCCAAGTACAAGTTCACGTTCGGCTGGAATCAGGCGCAGCGTTGGGAGAATCCGTACTGGTACCGGCTCAGCCGTAGCTTCCCGGACGATTTCAGTCTGGACGAGCAGTCCCTGGGCATGCACGCGCTGTCCGGCATCCAGCCATACGCGAGTGACGCGGAGAGCTTTGCGAATCTCTTCGACATCGACGACGACGCCGACGGTCGTGTGGATGAAGAGGCGCTGAACTGGCAGGACGATGATGGCGACGGGCTGGTGGACGAAGACCTGCAGTACTACTCGTATAACGCGAACGATCACACGCGCGCGGATCAAACGCAGGATCAGCAGTACTACGCCACGTTCAACCACAATTTGAGTTCCAAGACGTACTACACGCTCCGGCTGGGCGGCTATCGCACGGATCGCACGCTGGCCGGCGGCAACAAGGGACCGAATGAGTACGGCGAACGGCCCGAAGCGTGGGTAGATCTGCCGGACGCCGAGGGCAACGGCAACGGTCGCTATGACATTGGCGAGCCGTTTACCGATCGCGACGGCGACGGCCTGTATGACTCCGGCAATCCGGGCAATCAGTATCCCGATGTCTATGGCTTCCACATCGCCGGTGACGGCTTGGGCGGCAACTATCAGCAGCTGGTTCCCGATTGGGCGAGCTTTGAATCCACGACACTGACGTGGAAGTCGGATCTGACAAGTCAGGTGAATAACCGGCATCTGATGAAAGCCGGTCTCGAATACAGCTATCGCAATGTGGCGTCCGAAGATCGTCCTTACCCGACGATTGCGAACGACGGGGCGGGGATCTACACGGACGTCTATCGCTACTACCCGAATTCCGCGGCCTTCTATGCGCAGGACAAGATGGAATATCGCGATGTCATCGCGACCGCCGGACTGCGGATGGACTACTTCAAGATCTCGGGCAAGACGCTGGACGATCGCCGCTTTGACGAAGGTGAGCAGAACTACTACTACTATGACAAGCCCATCGAGGGCGGCAGTGCCTACTGGTCACCGCGGCTCGGCATTGCCTACAGCGTCACGGATCGCGACGTCTTTCATTTCAACTACGGCTACTTCTATCAGCGGGGCCGCGACGACTACTACTTCACCGGTGTGAACCAGTTGCAGACCGGCGGCACGCCGATCCTCGGCAACCCCGGATTGAAGCCGCAGAAGACGATTGCCTATGAGTTGGGCGTACGTCACCAGTTTGCGACGGACTTCCTGCTGGACATCGGCTCCTATTACAAGGACATTGACAACCTGATCCAATCCGGTTCCGTCAACCGCCAGCGCCAGGAAGACGGCCAGCCGGTCTTTCAGGGCGTGAACTTCTCGCAGTACTACAACATCGACTATGGCTCGGTGCGCGGCTTCGAGTTCAACGTCTCGAAAAGCTATTCCGCGAACTTGTCGGGTCGCATGACCTACACGCTCGCCTGGGCGAACGCCAAGAATTCCTACGACATCGGCTCCGACGAAGCGCGCGATCCGAATTACGTGCGGCCGAAGAAGGAGAATCCGGTGGCCTGGGACCGTCGCCATCAGATGGTCGCGAATGTCGGACTCCATTACCCGCTCAAAGGCGCGCCGTTCTCCGCGGACTGGCTGCGTACGGGTTGGCAGATCAACGTCTTGAGTCAAGCGCTGTCCGGGCTGCCGTACACGCCGACCGGTCTGACCGGGGAGGAGATTCCCGATCAGCAGTTTACCGAGCACACGCCGTGGGTTTACACGACGGACCTGAATATCGCGCGCGCGTTTCGTTACGGCGGCCTGAATTGGAGCTTGCTGCTGGAAGTGCGAAATGTGTTCAACGCGCTGAACGTGGTCGGCTGGGACGCCAACACCTTCACAATTGACACGTACCTCGACGGCAAGCCGGGATATGTGAACGACTCCAATTCTCCGAACTACGGCTACTCGCCGCGGAGTGGCGCCAATCCCGATGCGTGGGACGAGCGTCGTCTCGTTCGCGCCGGCCTGGCGGTGGAGTTCTAA
- a CDS encoding T9SS type A sorting domain-containing protein: MLNTANLRLLVAFTCLAASIAIAAPSRLSDDQMAARNRIARHGTLDENENQLRYSKTTDFGATWTLAQAGDLSTFAPTESSFPDFGAVVMANGELCYVITLATAATPGVYSLSGPAFTPVLVMAEGSNSFDRGYSSTPGHTDVSRAANGTLVCVIWGTNSSGESSLWASKSADNGATWATPWVLAAGAALGVDDAAEDGLFKMPDRCDNTWAWAQYQNTGAEGYDQYVVRFNHSTMAAGTVISLPEYSGHPYSYMFGGCKPIAYDAAANYLYLCFRNPDANGVSVYLSNDYGATFTSTANLILSTTRYPSMSVNPAAQYPWVVLGETVGSLQPGTPQCLFRAYDEGNYNGGAWTGLTQSFCTTLRDTNTTYYYALYIPHLWWWDANRGVMTSNTATNFLSGEVIETVRTTDGGATWVDFGTRVHYETDQINAGTMLVSELCGGENGVAYVALSGAPGVTDITPPTVTDMQLLTPATTLGPYVVKALYQDGNGIDTVTGPWVNWRPTVGGSDSYVTEDSVQYTVPGTLSGWYFFTIPDTATGGIQQGDSIFFYCDGYDVGGNYSNTETQIIIAGVEWLAVEEPMATQPTEFALHGNFPNPFNPETRIMFDLPANARIDLVVYNTLGQVVRVLANDKALGAGTHRVTFNANDLPSGIYLYRLSANGVSATRKMVLVK, translated from the coding sequence ATGTTGAACACTGCGAATCTTCGCTTGCTGGTTGCATTCACGTGTCTGGCGGCCTCAATCGCCATCGCCGCACCGTCTCGACTGAGTGATGACCAGATGGCTGCGCGGAACCGAATCGCGCGGCATGGAACTCTCGATGAGAACGAGAATCAGCTACGCTACTCCAAGACCACGGACTTTGGCGCGACGTGGACCTTGGCTCAGGCCGGCGACCTGAGCACCTTCGCCCCGACCGAGAGCTCGTTTCCGGACTTCGGCGCGGTGGTGATGGCCAATGGCGAGCTTTGTTATGTCATCACGTTGGCGACGGCGGCGACGCCGGGCGTCTACTCGCTCAGTGGTCCGGCCTTCACGCCGGTGCTGGTGATGGCGGAAGGCAGCAATAGTTTTGACCGTGGCTACAGCTCGACACCGGGTCATACCGATGTCAGTCGCGCCGCCAACGGAACCCTCGTTTGCGTGATCTGGGGGACGAATTCCAGCGGCGAGAGTTCGCTCTGGGCGTCGAAGTCCGCCGACAATGGCGCAACGTGGGCGACGCCGTGGGTCTTGGCCGCGGGAGCGGCCTTGGGAGTGGATGACGCGGCGGAAGACGGCCTGTTCAAGATGCCGGATCGCTGCGACAACACCTGGGCGTGGGCGCAGTATCAGAATACCGGCGCCGAGGGCTACGACCAATATGTCGTGCGGTTCAACCATTCGACGATGGCGGCCGGCACGGTGATTTCGCTCCCCGAGTACTCCGGTCACCCGTACAGCTACATGTTCGGCGGCTGCAAGCCGATTGCCTATGATGCCGCGGCGAACTACCTCTACCTCTGTTTCCGTAATCCGGACGCGAACGGCGTCTCGGTTTACCTATCGAACGATTACGGCGCCACGTTCACATCGACGGCGAACCTGATCCTGAGCACGACCCGCTATCCGTCGATGAGCGTGAATCCGGCCGCGCAGTACCCATGGGTGGTGCTGGGCGAAACGGTCGGTTCGTTGCAACCGGGCACCCCGCAATGTCTGTTCCGGGCGTACGATGAAGGTAACTACAATGGCGGCGCGTGGACGGGTCTGACTCAGTCGTTCTGCACGACGCTGCGCGACACGAACACGACGTACTACTATGCGCTGTACATTCCGCACCTGTGGTGGTGGGATGCGAATCGCGGTGTCATGACGTCAAATACCGCGACGAACTTCCTCTCGGGTGAGGTTATCGAGACGGTGCGCACCACCGACGGCGGCGCGACGTGGGTTGACTTCGGCACTCGGGTGCACTACGAGACGGATCAGATCAATGCCGGGACGATGCTGGTCTCGGAACTCTGCGGCGGTGAGAACGGCGTGGCCTACGTCGCCCTGAGCGGCGCTCCCGGCGTGACGGATATCACTCCTCCGACGGTGACCGATATGCAGCTCTTGACGCCGGCGACGACCCTCGGGCCGTACGTGGTGAAGGCCTTGTATCAGGACGGGAACGGCATCGATACGGTGACCGGACCGTGGGTGAACTGGCGTCCCACCGTGGGCGGCTCGGATTCCTATGTGACGGAGGACAGCGTTCAGTACACCGTCCCCGGTACCCTGAGCGGCTGGTATTTCTTCACCATCCCGGACACGGCGACGGGCGGCATTCAGCAGGGCGACAGCATCTTCTTCTACTGCGACGGGTACGACGTGGGCGGCAACTACTCCAATACCGAGACCCAGATCATCATCGCGGGTGTCGAATGGTTGGCCGTGGAAGAGCCGATGGCGACGCAGCCGACGGAGTTTGCGCTGCACGGGAACTTCCCGAATCCGTTCAATCCCGAGACCCGGATCATGTTTGATCTGCCGGCGAATGCGCGGATTGATCTTGTCGTTTACAACACCCTCGGTCAGGTCGTGCGCGTGCTCGCGAATGACAAGGCGTTAGGCGCGGGTACGCATCGCGTGACGTTCAACGCGAATGATTTGCCCAGCGGCATCTACCTCTACCGCTTGAGCGCGAACGGCGTCTCCGCCACGCGCAAGATGGTGCTCGTGAAATAA
- a CDS encoding class I SAM-dependent methyltransferase, whose product MAKLENARFIIKKPFRLFQFLGFHVTPNHFYEPIPDTRELSEELWTSPSELPGINLNEIEQLRLLDAFKASYKGEYDALPRDRTSDPAQYYVNNGAFASIDGEALYCFVRRFQPRRIIEIGSGNSTLLAAQAVRRNGELTAGYRCDYTVVDPFPNKAIHAGLPGLTRILADPVQRVPLAKFSELARDDILFIDSSHVLKIGSDVQFEFLELLPRLQPGVIVHVHDIFLPAEYPRYWVIDEFRFWTEQYLLQAFLSFNDAFEILFAASYLHMKHPAELAAAFASYSRERVWPGSFWMRKVR is encoded by the coding sequence ATGGCCAAGCTCGAGAACGCACGTTTCATCATCAAGAAACCATTTCGTTTGTTTCAGTTCCTTGGTTTTCATGTAACTCCCAATCATTTCTATGAGCCAATTCCCGACACGCGCGAGCTCTCCGAGGAGCTTTGGACCAGCCCATCAGAACTGCCGGGAATTAACCTGAATGAAATTGAGCAACTCCGGCTTCTCGACGCCTTCAAAGCGAGTTATAAAGGAGAGTACGACGCCCTTCCTCGCGACCGGACGTCGGACCCCGCTCAATACTATGTGAACAATGGCGCCTTTGCCAGCATCGACGGCGAGGCCCTGTATTGCTTCGTGCGGCGCTTCCAGCCGCGGCGGATCATTGAAATCGGCTCGGGCAATTCAACCCTGCTGGCTGCTCAGGCGGTTCGCCGGAACGGGGAGCTGACCGCCGGGTACCGCTGCGACTACACGGTCGTTGATCCGTTCCCCAACAAGGCGATTCACGCCGGATTGCCGGGACTGACGCGCATACTTGCCGATCCGGTTCAGCGCGTGCCGCTGGCGAAGTTTTCCGAACTCGCGCGCGACGACATATTGTTCATTGACTCCAGCCATGTGCTCAAGATCGGCAGCGACGTGCAGTTTGAGTTTCTCGAGCTGCTGCCGCGACTGCAACCGGGCGTGATCGTGCACGTGCATGACATCTTCCTCCCCGCGGAGTACCCGCGTTACTGGGTGATAGACGAATTTCGCTTCTGGACGGAACAGTACTTGTTGCAGGCGTTCCTGTCGTTTAATGATGCCTTTGAGATTCTGTTTGCGGCGAGCTACCTGCATATGAAACATCCGGCGGAGCTGGCCGCCGCATTTGCATCCTATTCCCGCGAACGGGTCTGGCCGGGCAGTTTCTGGATGCGCAAGGTCCGCTGA